From one Nonomuraea polychroma genomic stretch:
- a CDS encoding adenosine deaminase — translation MPRPLDALPKAHLHLHFTGSMRHTTLIELAREQGLHLPDALEQDWPPKLRATDERGWFRFQRLYDIARSVLSRPEHVYRLLRETAEDEAAAGSRWLEIQVDPSGYAQRFGGLTATLELVLDAVGQAAGHAGIGIAVVVAANRTRHPLDANTLARLASQYVGKGVVGFGLSNDERRGEARDFERAFRIAKRAGLMSVPHGGELMGPRSVAQCVDDLAADRVGHGVRAAEDQWLMHRLADRQICCEICPTSNLGLGVAQDVADVPLRRLFDAGVPIALGSDDPLLFGARLLRQYELAREVYGFSDAEIAELARQSVRSSAAPESVRKELLKGVDDWLTGSLE, via the coding sequence ATGCCACGGCCCCTAGACGCGCTTCCCAAGGCCCATCTCCACCTGCACTTCACCGGCTCGATGCGGCACACCACGCTGATCGAGCTGGCACGGGAGCAGGGGCTGCACCTGCCCGACGCGCTGGAGCAGGACTGGCCGCCCAAGCTGCGGGCCACCGACGAGCGCGGCTGGTTCAGGTTCCAGCGGCTGTACGACATCGCCAGGTCCGTGCTCAGCCGGCCCGAGCACGTCTACCGGTTGTTGCGCGAGACGGCCGAGGACGAGGCGGCGGCCGGCTCGCGATGGCTGGAGATCCAGGTGGACCCGTCGGGGTACGCCCAGCGTTTCGGCGGCCTGACGGCCACGTTGGAGCTGGTGCTCGACGCCGTAGGGCAGGCGGCCGGGCACGCCGGGATCGGGATCGCGGTGGTCGTGGCGGCGAACAGGACCAGGCATCCGCTCGACGCGAACACGCTGGCCAGGCTGGCCTCCCAATATGTCGGCAAGGGCGTGGTCGGGTTCGGGCTGTCCAACGACGAGCGCCGGGGCGAGGCCAGGGATTTCGAGCGGGCGTTCAGAATCGCCAAACGGGCCGGGCTGATGTCCGTGCCGCACGGCGGCGAGCTGATGGGGCCGCGCAGCGTGGCGCAGTGTGTGGACGACCTGGCAGCGGACCGGGTCGGGCACGGTGTGCGGGCGGCCGAGGACCAGTGGCTGATGCATCGGCTGGCCGACCGGCAGATCTGCTGCGAGATCTGCCCCACCTCGAACCTGGGGCTGGGGGTCGCCCAGGACGTCGCTGACGTGCCGCTGCGGCGGCTGTTCGACGCGGGGGTGCCGATCGCGCTGGGGTCGGACGACCCGCTGCTGTTCGGGGCGCGGTTGCTGCGGCAGTACGAGCTGGCCAGGGAGGTCTACGGCTTCAGCGACGCCGAGATCGCCGAGCTGGCGCGGCAGTCCGTACGCTCGTCCGCGGCGCCGGAGTCCGTGCGCAAGGAGCTGCTCAAAGGCGTGGACGACTGGCTCACCGGCTCATTGGAGTGA
- a CDS encoding class I SAM-dependent methyltransferase → MSSGYDRVVQPAAGDEALENHLGGDEAKNYRQYEFDMVAPHVGRSMLEIGSGLGHFAEQFLPRLDRLVVSDFDPYCVEQLKKRFEGRDEIDVLQFGLPTDIPLEDKVDTVVMMNVLEHIEEDAEALRSLARVTLPGGRIIIWVPGYMQLYGDFDRKVGHVQRYTPKTLASAVAKAGLDVEVLKPINFLGGIAWWAAVRRGGVGYPDPRLVKIYDRTVVPLTRLIERFVRPPFGQTVFCVARVPQK, encoded by the coding sequence ATGTCTTCTGGGTATGACCGTGTAGTACAACCGGCGGCCGGTGACGAGGCCCTGGAGAACCACCTAGGTGGGGACGAGGCCAAGAATTATCGGCAGTACGAGTTCGACATGGTCGCCCCGCATGTCGGCCGCTCGATGCTGGAGATCGGCTCGGGGCTGGGCCACTTCGCCGAGCAGTTCCTGCCGCGCCTGGACCGGCTCGTCGTGAGCGACTTCGACCCCTACTGCGTCGAGCAGTTGAAGAAGCGCTTCGAGGGCCGCGACGAGATCGACGTCCTGCAGTTCGGCCTGCCGACCGACATCCCGCTCGAGGACAAGGTCGACACCGTCGTCATGATGAACGTGCTGGAGCACATCGAGGAGGACGCCGAGGCGCTGCGCTCGCTGGCCCGGGTCACGCTGCCCGGCGGCCGCATCATCATCTGGGTGCCCGGCTACATGCAGCTCTACGGAGACTTCGACCGCAAGGTCGGCCACGTCCAGCGCTACACGCCCAAGACGCTGGCCTCGGCGGTCGCCAAGGCGGGCCTGGACGTCGAGGTGCTCAAGCCGATCAACTTCCTGGGCGGCATCGCCTGGTGGGCGGCGGTGCGCCGGGGCGGCGTGGGCTACCCGGACCCGCGGCTGGTCAAGATCTACGACCGTACGGTGGTCCCGCTGACCCGCCTGATCGAGCGGTTCGTGCGTCCGCCGTTCGGCCAGACGGTGTTCTGCGTGGCCCGGGTCCCGCAGAAGTAA
- a CDS encoding carbohydrate ABC transporter permease: MRALEPLAWVGPAVVLIAVVVLWPVIEMIRSSFLKISRFGVVQGGNGFANYEKLFGEKDFADIMVRSVIWVVAVVALTVLISLALAQLFNQRFPGRKIARWALIAPWAASVLMTAIIFKWMLDPEVGVINQIRLKLGLIDAMGGAAADQLGDASTAMPWLVFVAVFVSVPFTTYALLAGLATIPGDVYEAARMDGAGRFRTYWSITLPLLRPALTVAALINVMNVFNSFPIIWAMTHGQPGYSTATSTILMFILKGSDIGESAAMSVVNFGMVIVLTLIFLRVSRWNKEVA, encoded by the coding sequence TTGCGCGCCCTTGAACCCCTCGCCTGGGTCGGGCCCGCCGTGGTGCTCATCGCCGTCGTCGTGCTCTGGCCCGTGATCGAGATGATCAGGTCGTCGTTCCTCAAGATCAGCCGGTTCGGCGTGGTCCAGGGCGGCAACGGGTTCGCCAACTACGAGAAGTTGTTCGGCGAGAAGGACTTCGCCGACATCATGGTCCGCAGCGTGATCTGGGTGGTCGCGGTCGTCGCGCTCACCGTGCTGATCTCGCTGGCCCTGGCCCAGCTGTTCAACCAGCGGTTCCCGGGCCGCAAGATCGCCCGCTGGGCACTGATCGCTCCGTGGGCGGCCTCGGTGCTGATGACGGCGATCATCTTCAAGTGGATGCTCGACCCCGAGGTCGGCGTGATCAACCAGATCCGGTTGAAGCTCGGGCTCATCGACGCCATGGGCGGGGCGGCGGCCGACCAGCTCGGCGACGCCTCCACCGCGATGCCGTGGCTGGTGTTCGTGGCGGTCTTCGTGTCGGTGCCGTTCACCACGTACGCGTTGCTGGCCGGGCTGGCGACGATTCCCGGCGACGTCTACGAGGCGGCCAGGATGGACGGGGCCGGACGGTTCCGTACGTACTGGTCGATCACGCTGCCGCTGCTGCGTCCCGCGCTCACCGTGGCGGCACTGATCAACGTGATGAACGTCTTCAACAGCTTCCCGATCATCTGGGCGATGACGCACGGGCAGCCCGGTTATTCGACGGCCACCTCGACGATCCTCATGTTCATCCTCAAGGGCTCCGACATCGGTGAGTCGGCCGCCATGTCCGTCGTCAACTTCGGCATGGTGATCGTGCTGACCCTGATCTTCCTTCGGGTGTCCCGGTGGAACAAGGAGGTGGCGTGA
- the secE gene encoding preprotein translocase subunit SecE — MAIDTRGETADKPSGEKKTRTSPALFYRQVVGELRKVIWPTRKDLITYTTVVLIFVLIMVGIVYGLDAALGWLVLRVFGGA; from the coding sequence GTGGCGATCGACACTCGCGGCGAGACCGCCGACAAGCCCAGTGGCGAAAAGAAGACGCGCACATCGCCTGCCCTTTTCTACCGGCAGGTCGTCGGCGAGCTTCGTAAGGTCATTTGGCCGACACGCAAGGATCTCATCACCTATACCACGGTCGTTCTGATATTCGTTCTGATCATGGTTGGCATCGTGTACGGCCTCGACGCCGCCCTGGGATGGCTGGTGCTCCGCGTTTTCGGCGGAGCCTGA
- a CDS encoding carbohydrate ABC transporter permease — translation MAVNTMPPQAKPRHHARPRGAAPRRMPRLKTVVIAASAYVIAFVFLFPYVVMLLTSLRAQDSLRDVTFWPEEWVWSNLTNFWTSGLAGNLWVTIKVAAGSTILVLLVALPAAYYSARHHFRGRTAFLILVLITQMFQPTAMLVGIYREFFQFGLVDSVWSLILVNGGFNLAFAVWILNAYFASIPRELEEAAFIDGNGRFGALFRITLPLAMPGVITALIFTFIAAWNEFVVALTLTTTPENQPLTVALNSFIGQYQVDWQNLFAGSVIATIPVIILFALIERKVVGGLTAGSIK, via the coding sequence ATGGCCGTCAACACGATGCCGCCGCAGGCCAAGCCGCGCCATCACGCCAGGCCGCGCGGCGCCGCCCCGCGCCGGATGCCGCGGCTCAAGACCGTGGTCATCGCGGCGAGCGCGTACGTCATCGCGTTCGTGTTCCTGTTCCCGTACGTGGTGATGCTGCTCACCTCGCTGCGGGCCCAGGACTCGCTGCGTGACGTCACGTTCTGGCCCGAGGAGTGGGTGTGGTCGAACCTCACCAACTTCTGGACCAGCGGGCTGGCCGGGAACCTCTGGGTCACGATCAAGGTGGCCGCCGGGTCGACGATCCTCGTGCTGCTGGTGGCGTTGCCGGCGGCGTACTACTCGGCCCGGCACCACTTCAGAGGGCGCACCGCGTTCCTGATCCTCGTGCTGATCACCCAGATGTTCCAGCCCACGGCCATGCTGGTCGGCATCTACCGCGAGTTCTTCCAGTTCGGGCTGGTGGACTCGGTCTGGTCGCTGATCCTGGTCAACGGCGGGTTCAACCTGGCGTTCGCGGTGTGGATCCTGAACGCGTACTTCGCCTCGATCCCGCGCGAGCTGGAGGAGGCCGCGTTCATCGATGGGAACGGGCGCTTCGGCGCGTTGTTCCGGATCACGTTGCCGCTGGCCATGCCGGGCGTGATCACCGCGCTGATCTTCACGTTCATCGCGGCGTGGAACGAGTTCGTGGTCGCCCTGACCCTGACCACGACGCCCGAGAACCAGCCGCTCACCGTGGCGCTGAACTCGTTCATCGGGCAATACCAGGTGGACTGGCAGAACCTGTTCGCCGGGTCCGTGATCGCCACCATCCCGGTGATCATTCTGTTCGCGCTGATCGAGCGCAAGGTGGTGGGCGGGCTGACCGCCGGCTCCATCAAGTGA
- a CDS encoding Lrp/AsnC family transcriptional regulator: MDELDSAIVRLLQTDARQSNRELARQLGIAPSTCLERVRALTRRGVIRGYHADIDPAALNRTVQAMVAVQVRPLSRAVINAFKSSAAEMPEVLSVFVLAGGDDFLLHVAVQDLDHLHAFLLDKLSKRKEIVGFRTSVIYQQVQKAVPIRLPSPRET; encoded by the coding sequence ATGGACGAACTTGATTCGGCGATCGTGCGGTTGCTCCAAACGGATGCGCGGCAGTCGAACCGGGAGCTCGCCCGGCAACTCGGCATCGCCCCCTCGACCTGTCTGGAGCGGGTCAGGGCGCTCACCCGCCGCGGCGTCATCCGCGGCTACCACGCCGACATCGACCCGGCCGCGCTCAACCGCACCGTCCAGGCGATGGTCGCGGTTCAGGTACGCCCGCTCAGCCGGGCGGTGATCAACGCGTTCAAGTCGTCGGCCGCCGAGATGCCCGAGGTGCTCAGCGTGTTCGTGCTGGCGGGCGGGGACGACTTCCTCCTGCACGTGGCCGTGCAGGACCTGGATCACCTGCACGCGTTCCTGCTGGACAAGCTGAGCAAGCGCAAGGAGATCGTCGGCTTCCGCACGTCGGTGATCTATCAGCAGGTCCAGAAGGCCGTCCCGATCCGGCTCCCGTCGCCCCGCGAGACCTGA
- a CDS encoding extracellular solute-binding protein, with translation MKLVGGAALGLATVLVLSSCGSGDGGGTQASAGGQVTLKMVAADYGDGPGKPNSGETFWKGVVDEFQAANPNIKVEVQVINWNDIDKQVATMVQNGQVPDILQTGDYSGFVKDGLLHKVDEVLSPNVSGDMLQKFAEFGKVDGTAYGIPFVSSARALFYNKDLFTKAGITEPPKTWDELKAAAEKLKKAGVTQPFGLPLGQEEAQAESFLWMLGNGGGYKDASGKWAINSPQNVETFTYLKGLVDAGLTTPNPGTKDRKTVWEDFGAGKVGMVNGGPMSIPIFDAAGLKNYGVAPIPGKAGPLDTTLGVMDWIMAFNKNGHAAEIKKFFDFFYTGNAATKISDTYKLLPVTNGGIQKLSSDEKLKPFLDALPNASFYPFQDPKWADVNPKIKQTIGGAVKEDPATVLGELQKVAEAG, from the coding sequence ATGAAGCTTGTGGGCGGCGCCGCTCTCGGCCTTGCCACGGTGCTGGTCCTGTCCAGCTGCGGCTCCGGCGACGGCGGCGGAACGCAGGCCTCGGCCGGCGGCCAGGTCACGCTCAAGATGGTCGCGGCCGACTACGGTGACGGACCCGGCAAGCCGAACTCGGGCGAGACGTTCTGGAAGGGGGTCGTGGACGAGTTCCAGGCCGCGAACCCCAACATCAAGGTCGAGGTCCAGGTCATCAACTGGAACGACATCGACAAGCAGGTCGCCACCATGGTCCAGAACGGCCAGGTGCCCGACATCCTGCAGACCGGCGACTACTCCGGCTTCGTCAAGGACGGGCTGCTCCACAAGGTGGACGAGGTCCTGTCCCCGAACGTCTCCGGCGACATGCTGCAGAAGTTCGCCGAGTTCGGCAAGGTCGACGGGACCGCGTACGGCATCCCGTTCGTCTCCTCCGCCCGCGCCCTGTTCTACAACAAGGACCTGTTCACCAAGGCCGGCATCACCGAGCCGCCGAAGACGTGGGACGAGCTCAAGGCGGCGGCCGAGAAGCTGAAGAAGGCCGGCGTGACGCAGCCGTTCGGCCTGCCGCTCGGCCAGGAGGAGGCCCAGGCCGAGTCGTTCCTGTGGATGCTCGGCAACGGCGGCGGCTACAAGGACGCCTCCGGCAAGTGGGCGATCAACTCCCCGCAGAACGTCGAGACGTTCACCTACCTCAAGGGCCTGGTCGACGCGGGCCTGACCACCCCGAACCCCGGCACCAAGGACCGCAAGACGGTCTGGGAGGACTTCGGCGCCGGCAAGGTCGGCATGGTCAACGGCGGCCCCATGTCCATCCCGATCTTCGACGCGGCCGGGCTGAAGAACTACGGCGTCGCGCCCATCCCAGGCAAGGCCGGCCCGCTCGACACCACGCTCGGCGTCATGGACTGGATCATGGCGTTCAACAAGAACGGCCACGCCGCCGAGATCAAGAAGTTCTTCGACTTCTTCTACACCGGCAATGCCGCGACGAAGATCTCCGACACGTACAAGCTGCTGCCCGTCACCAACGGCGGCATCCAGAAGCTGTCGAGTGACGAGAAGCTCAAGCCGTTCCTGGACGCGCTGCCGAACGCCAGCTTCTACCCGTTCCAGGACCCCAAGTGGGCCGACGTGAACCCGAAGATCAAGCAGACCATCGGCGGCGCCGTCAAGGAGGACCCGGCCACGGTCCTCGGCGAGCTCCAGAAGGTCGCCGAGGCCGGTTGA
- a CDS encoding pyridoxal phosphate-dependent aminotransferase, producing the protein MSTRPRISARISAISESATLAVDAKAKAMKAAGRPVIGFGAGEPDFPTPGYIVEAAIEAARQPRFHKYTPAGGLPELKQAVADKTRRDSGYAVEPSQVLITNGGKQAVYEAFATLLDPGDEVLVVAPYWTTYPEAIKLAGGVQVDVVTDESTGYLASVERLEAARTERTKVVLFVSPSNPTGAVHSREETIAIGRWAAEHGLWVVTDEIYEHLVYGDAEFTSIATAVPELGDRVVILNGVAKTYAMTGWRVGWLIGPADVVKAATNLQSHATSNVSNVAQMAALAAVSGDLSAVGEMRTAFDRRRQTMVRMLNEIPGVFCPEPKGAFYAYPSVKELIGKELRGRRPQTSSELAELILEQAEVAVVPGEAFGTPGYFRLSYALGDDDLVEGVSRMGKLLAEAR; encoded by the coding sequence ATGTCCACCCGACCTCGCATCTCCGCAAGAATTTCCGCGATTTCCGAGTCTGCCACCCTCGCCGTGGACGCCAAGGCCAAGGCGATGAAGGCGGCCGGACGCCCCGTCATCGGCTTCGGCGCGGGCGAGCCCGACTTCCCGACGCCCGGCTACATCGTCGAGGCGGCGATCGAGGCGGCCCGCCAGCCCCGCTTCCACAAGTACACCCCGGCGGGCGGGCTGCCCGAGCTCAAGCAGGCCGTCGCCGACAAGACCAGGCGCGACTCCGGCTATGCCGTCGAGCCGTCTCAGGTGCTGATCACCAATGGCGGCAAGCAGGCCGTCTACGAGGCCTTCGCGACGCTGCTCGACCCGGGTGACGAGGTCCTCGTGGTCGCGCCCTACTGGACGACCTACCCCGAGGCGATCAAGCTGGCCGGTGGCGTGCAGGTGGACGTCGTCACCGACGAGTCCACCGGCTACCTGGCGAGCGTCGAGCGGCTGGAGGCCGCGCGCACCGAGCGTACGAAGGTCGTGCTGTTCGTCTCTCCGTCCAACCCGACCGGCGCCGTCCACTCGCGCGAGGAGACGATCGCGATCGGCCGCTGGGCGGCCGAGCACGGCCTGTGGGTCGTCACCGACGAGATCTACGAGCACCTGGTGTACGGCGACGCCGAGTTCACCAGCATCGCCACGGCCGTCCCCGAGCTGGGCGACCGCGTGGTGATCCTCAACGGCGTGGCCAAGACCTACGCGATGACGGGCTGGCGCGTGGGCTGGCTGATCGGCCCGGCCGACGTGGTCAAGGCGGCCACGAACCTGCAGTCGCACGCCACCTCCAACGTCTCCAACGTCGCGCAGATGGCGGCTCTGGCCGCGGTCTCCGGCGACCTGTCGGCGGTGGGCGAGATGCGCACGGCGTTCGACCGGCGCCGCCAGACGATGGTGCGCATGCTCAACGAGATCCCGGGCGTGTTCTGCCCCGAGCCGAAGGGGGCGTTCTACGCGTACCCGTCGGTCAAGGAGCTGATCGGCAAGGAGCTGCGGGGCCGGCGGCCCCAGACCTCGAGCGAGCTGGCCGAGCTGATCCTGGAGCAGGCCGAGGTGGCGGTGGTGCCCGGAGAGGCGTTCGGCACGCCGGGCTACTTCAGGCTGTCGTACGCGCTGGGCGACGACGACCTGGTGGAGGGCGTCAGCCGCATGGGCAAGCTACTGGCCGAGGCCCGCTGA
- a CDS encoding RNA polymerase sigma factor — protein MDDDEAIARSLDGDLAAYEALVARYSALAHRTAYMLGAGDEAEDVVQEAFVKAFRHLASFRRDAPFRPWLLRIVANETHNLTRSRGRRAELALRLGATADVAAPDDPEGTAVATDRRTRLLAAVRALPERERQAVVCRYFLQLSEAETAQVLDWPVGTVKSSTHRGLARLREEVGNEFA, from the coding sequence ATGGACGACGACGAGGCGATCGCGCGCTCGCTCGACGGTGACTTAGCGGCCTATGAGGCGCTGGTCGCCCGCTACAGCGCGCTCGCCCACCGTACCGCGTACATGCTGGGTGCGGGGGACGAAGCCGAGGACGTGGTGCAGGAGGCCTTCGTCAAGGCGTTCCGTCACCTGGCGAGCTTCCGCAGGGACGCGCCCTTCCGGCCGTGGCTGCTGCGCATCGTGGCCAATGAGACGCATAACCTGACGCGGTCGCGGGGACGGCGTGCCGAGCTGGCGCTCCGGCTCGGCGCGACCGCCGACGTCGCGGCGCCGGACGACCCCGAGGGCACCGCCGTCGCCACCGATCGGCGAACTCGGCTGCTGGCGGCGGTGCGCGCGCTGCCCGAGCGGGAACGTCAGGCTGTCGTCTGCCGGTACTTCTTACAGCTGAGCGAGGCGGAGACGGCCCAGGTGCTCGACTGGCCGGTCGGCACCGTGAAGTCCAGCACACACCGCGGGCTGGCCCGGTTGAGGGAGGAGGTGGGCAATGAGTTCGCGTGA
- a CDS encoding acyl-CoA dehydrogenase family protein: protein MTEHAKYAESRAVGEQAREKEWRLPSFGRQLFLGDFRLDLVYPAPTLPDEATKRGEEFVRAVRRYLDAHVDPALIERTGQIPDEVVKGLAGLGAFGITIGEEYGGLGLPYLYYCRALMLVGSYCPALATLLSAHQSIGVPQPLKLFGTEEQKREFLPRCAAGEISAFLLTEPDVGSDPARLSTTAVRDGDDYVLDGVKLWTTNGVVADLLVVMARTGKKISAFVVEADSPGITVKRRNGFMGLRGIENGVTEFSQVRVPAKNLIGREGDGLRIALTTLNTGRLSLPATCAGNAKWALKIAREWGNARVQWGHKIGTHEAVATKIAFIAATAYALEAVMELTSRLADDKRNDIRIEAALGKLYATEMSYQALDELVQIRGGRGYETAESLAARGERGVPAEQMLRDSRINRIFEGSSEIMRLMITREAVDAHLSAAGELINPDASRHERTQALKRASRFYAKWLPTLVAGTGNLPTAYADFGPLAAHLRFVERTSRKLARSTFYGMSRWQGRLEHKQSFLGRIVDIGAELFAMTAACVKAEEDAKDLGRRPYELADTFCHQARRRVDALFDRLWDNSDAHDARLAGYVLEGRYGFVEEGILDPSIEGPWIGTPEGGENVRRKIL from the coding sequence ATGACCGAGCACGCCAAGTACGCGGAGTCCAGGGCAGTCGGCGAGCAGGCCCGCGAGAAGGAATGGAGGCTGCCGAGCTTCGGCAGGCAGTTGTTCCTGGGCGACTTCCGGCTGGATCTGGTCTATCCGGCGCCCACGCTGCCCGACGAGGCCACCAAGCGCGGTGAGGAGTTCGTCCGCGCGGTGCGCCGCTACCTCGACGCGCACGTCGATCCGGCGCTCATCGAGCGGACCGGGCAGATACCGGACGAGGTGGTCAAGGGACTGGCGGGGCTCGGCGCGTTCGGGATCACGATCGGCGAGGAGTACGGCGGGCTCGGGCTTCCCTACCTGTACTACTGCCGAGCTCTCATGCTCGTCGGCTCGTACTGCCCGGCGCTGGCCACACTGCTGTCGGCGCACCAGTCGATCGGGGTGCCGCAGCCGCTGAAGTTGTTCGGCACGGAGGAACAGAAGCGAGAATTCCTGCCAAGGTGCGCGGCGGGCGAAATTTCCGCTTTTCTGCTGACCGAGCCGGACGTCGGCTCCGACCCTGCACGCCTGTCCACGACCGCCGTCCGCGACGGCGACGATTACGTGCTCGACGGCGTCAAGTTGTGGACGACGAACGGCGTCGTCGCCGACCTGCTCGTGGTCATGGCCCGTACCGGCAAGAAGATCAGCGCGTTCGTGGTCGAGGCGGACTCGCCGGGCATCACGGTCAAACGCCGTAACGGCTTCATGGGGCTGCGCGGGATCGAGAACGGCGTCACCGAGTTCTCCCAGGTCAGGGTGCCCGCGAAGAACCTGATCGGGCGCGAGGGCGACGGGCTGCGGATCGCGCTGACCACGCTCAACACCGGCCGCCTGTCGCTCCCGGCCACATGCGCGGGGAACGCCAAGTGGGCGCTGAAGATCGCCCGCGAGTGGGGCAACGCGCGCGTGCAATGGGGCCACAAGATCGGCACGCACGAGGCCGTGGCCACCAAGATCGCCTTCATCGCGGCCACCGCGTACGCGCTGGAGGCCGTCATGGAGCTCACCAGCCGCCTGGCCGACGACAAGCGCAACGACATCAGGATCGAGGCGGCGCTGGGCAAGCTCTACGCGACCGAGATGTCGTACCAGGCGCTCGACGAACTGGTCCAGATCAGGGGCGGGCGCGGCTACGAGACGGCCGAGTCGCTGGCCGCCCGCGGCGAGCGCGGCGTGCCGGCCGAGCAGATGCTCCGCGACTCGCGCATCAACCGCATCTTCGAGGGTTCCTCCGAGATCATGCGGCTGATGATCACCAGGGAGGCCGTGGACGCGCACCTGTCGGCCGCCGGAGAGTTGATCAACCCGGACGCCTCCCGCCACGAGCGCACCCAGGCGCTCAAACGGGCCAGCCGCTTCTACGCCAAGTGGCTGCCCACGCTGGTGGCCGGCACCGGCAACCTGCCCACCGCGTACGCCGACTTCGGCCCGCTGGCCGCGCACCTGCGTTTCGTGGAGCGGACCAGCAGGAAGCTGGCCCGGTCCACCTTCTACGGCATGTCCCGCTGGCAGGGCAGGCTGGAGCACAAACAGTCCTTCCTGGGCCGGATCGTCGACATCGGGGCAGAGTTGTTCGCCATGACCGCCGCCTGCGTCAAGGCCGAAGAGGACGCCAAGGACCTGGGGCGCAGGCCGTACGAGCTGGCCGACACCTTCTGCCACCAGGCGCGACGTCGCGTGGACGCGTTGTTCGACCGGCTCTGGGACAACAGCGACGCCCACGACGCGCGGCTGGCCGGCTACGTGCTGGAGGGCCGCTACGGCTTCGTCGAGGAAGGCATCCTCGACCCGTCCATCGAGGGGCCGTGGATCGGCACGCCGGAGGGCGGGGAGAACGTCCGGCGGAAGATCCTCTGA
- a CDS encoding APC family permease, giving the protein MTQQTYARMTAGQGTALLVGAVLGPGMLVLPYLAASAAGPASVLAWAGLLALSVPVALTFAALGARYPDGGGVASFVGLAFGRRASAVTGWWFFGAVPIGTVAGALVGGQYVEACFGVDGTLAAWLIMIAAFAANAAGLRTSGLLQIGFVVLLVGLLAAAVISAAPHADPANFTPFAPHGMAGVASAAGVLMFAFVGWEAASHLSAEFADRANGLVRATVATLAVITVLYVGVSVTSVAVLGADMTEVPLSAMLALGLGDAARPVTGVVAVLLTFGAVNTYLAGAARLGAALARDGALPGWFASGGEPGRTPYRSLGLLAVLCLPVLVWAVDLDLLMRATSACLAAVTAAGVVAAVRMLPAGRHRTVAVVGAGLSLAALGFCGVYLVVPAVLALVAAAVLAAGSRRPQKKGI; this is encoded by the coding sequence ATGACGCAACAGACGTATGCCCGCATGACTGCTGGGCAAGGCACGGCACTGCTGGTGGGCGCGGTGCTCGGGCCGGGGATGCTGGTGCTGCCGTATCTCGCCGCCTCCGCCGCCGGGCCCGCCTCCGTGCTGGCCTGGGCGGGGCTGCTGGCGCTCAGCGTCCCCGTGGCGCTGACCTTCGCCGCGCTCGGCGCGCGGTACCCGGACGGCGGGGGAGTGGCGAGCTTCGTCGGGCTCGCGTTCGGCCGACGCGCCTCCGCGGTGACCGGATGGTGGTTCTTCGGCGCCGTCCCCATCGGGACCGTCGCGGGCGCACTCGTGGGCGGCCAGTACGTCGAGGCGTGCTTCGGCGTGGACGGCACCCTGGCCGCCTGGCTCATCATGATCGCCGCTTTCGCGGCCAACGCCGCGGGCCTGCGGACGTCCGGGCTGCTGCAGATCGGCTTCGTCGTGCTGCTGGTGGGGCTGCTGGCCGCCGCCGTGATCAGCGCCGCCCCGCACGCCGACCCGGCCAACTTCACGCCCTTCGCCCCGCACGGCATGGCGGGCGTGGCGAGCGCGGCCGGTGTGCTCATGTTCGCCTTCGTCGGCTGGGAGGCGGCCAGCCACCTGTCGGCCGAGTTCGCCGACCGGGCGAACGGACTGGTACGGGCCACGGTCGCGACCCTCGCCGTGATCACTGTCCTCTACGTGGGGGTGTCGGTGACCTCCGTCGCCGTTCTGGGCGCCGACATGACCGAGGTGCCGTTGTCGGCGATGCTGGCGCTGGGCCTCGGCGATGCGGCGCGGCCCGTGACCGGGGTGGTGGCCGTGCTGCTGACGTTCGGGGCGGTCAACACCTACCTCGCCGGGGCCGCGCGGCTCGGGGCGGCCCTGGCCAGGGACGGGGCGCTGCCCGGCTGGTTCGCCTCGGGCGGGGAGCCGGGGCGGACGCCGTACCGGAGCCTCGGGCTGCTTGCCGTGCTGTGTCTGCCCGTGCTGGTGTGGGCGGTGGATCTGGACCTGCTGATGCGGGCGACCTCGGCGTGCCTGGCCGCCGTCACGGCGGCCGGCGTGGTGGCCGCGGTGCGGATGTTGCCCGCGGGCCGGCACCGCACCGTGGCCGTCGTGGGGGCCGGGCTGTCGTTGGCGGCGCTCGGGTTTTGCGGCGTCTACCTGGTGGTTCCCGCCGTGCTCGCGCTCGTGGCGGCGGCCGTGCTGGCGGCCGGCTCTCGCCGTCCGCAGAAAAAGGGCATATAA